In Scatophagus argus isolate fScaArg1 chromosome 3, fScaArg1.pri, whole genome shotgun sequence, one genomic interval encodes:
- the LOC124056746 gene encoding cytochrome b-c1 complex subunit 1, mitochondrial, with protein MAASVCRVGSTVGRALARNRSPILLSLRRGQASVSYAQALAGAPETRLTALDNGLRVASEETGHATCTVGLWISAGSRYESEKNNGAGFFLEHMAFKGTKKLPQTALEQQVESMGAHLNAYTSREHTAYYMKTLAKDLPKAVELLSEVVQSCSLSEAEIEQQRSVVLRELEEVEGNLQDVCLDLLHATAFQGTPLGHSVLGPSSNARTLTRQDLVEYVNSHYKAPRMVLAAAGGVNHEELVGLAKSHFSGVSFEYEGDAIPVLSPCRFTGSEIRMRDDDLPLAHVAIAVEGASADSPDIVPLMVANSIIGSFDLTYGGGKHLSSRLARLAVEANLCHSFQAFHSSYTDTGLLGIHFVADKNYIEDMMHWSQNAWMNLCTTVTESDVARGKNALKASLIAQLNGTTPVCDDIGRHILSYGRRIPLAEWDARIDAVTPKVVRDICSKYIYDKCPAVAAVGPVEQLPDYNRLRSAMYWLRF; from the exons ATGGCGGCGTCCGTGTGCCGAGTCGGGAGCACCGTGGGTCGAGCCCTTGCCAGAAACCGCAGT CCCATCCTGCTGTCTCTGAGGCGTGGACAGGCTTCAGTCAGCTATGCTCAGGCCCTGGCGGGAGCCCCGGAGACTCGCCTCACTGCCCTGGACAATGGTTTGAGGGTTGCATCTGAGGAGACTGGACATGCCACGTGCACT GTTGGACTGTGGATCAGTGCGGGCAGTCGCTACGAGAGTGAAAAGAACAATGGAGCAGGCTTCTTCCTGGAGCACATGGCTTTCAAG GGAACCAAGAAGCTTCCTCAGACAGCCCTGGAGCAACAGGTGGAGTCTATGGGTGCTCACTTGAACGCCTACACCTCCAGGGAGCACACTGCATACTACATGAAGACCCTGGCCAAAGATCTGCCCAAAG cggtggagctgctgtctgaggTGGTGCAGAGCTGCTCGCTGAGTGAGGCGGAGAttgagcagcagaggagtgtGGTACTGCGTGAGCTGGAAGAAGTTGAGGGTAACCTCCAGGATGTTTGCCTGGACCTGCTGCACGCCACAGCCTTCCAGGGCACGCCTCTGGGACACAGTGTGCTGGGACCCTCCAGCAATGCCAG GACTCTGACCCGTCAGGACCTAGTGGAATACGTCAACAGCCACTACAAAGCCCCTCGCATGgtgctggctgctgctggag GTGTGAACCATGAGGAGCTGGTCGGTTTGGCTAAATCTCACTTCAGCGGAGTGTCTTTTGAGTATGAGGGAGATGCCATCCCTGTGTTGTCACCCTGCAGATTTACAGGCAGTGAG ATCCGTATGCGTGATGATGATTTGCCTCTGGCGCATGTTGCCATTGCTGTGGAGGGGGCCAGTGCCGACAGCCCAGACATCGTGCCCCTCATGGTGGCCAACTCCATCATCGGTAGCTTTGACCTCACTTATGGTGGCGGAAAG CATCTGAGCAGCCGTCTGGCTCGCCTGGCAGTGGAGGCAAACCTGTGCCACAGCTTCCAGGCCTTCCACTCCTCCTACACCGACACCGGCCTGCTGGGCATTCACTTTGTGGCTGATAAGAACTACATCGAAGACATGATGCACTGGTCCCAGAATGCCTG GATGAACCTGTGTACCACAGTGACGGAGAGTGATGTAGCCAGAGGCAAGAACGCCCTGAAGGCCAGTCTGATTGCACAGCTCAATG GAACAACACCAGTTTGTGACGACATTGGCAGACACATCCTGAGCTACGGGCGCCGTATTCCTCTGGCAGAGTGGGACGCTCGGATCGAC GCCGTAACTCCCAAGGTTGTTCGTGACATCTGCTCCAAATATATCTACGATAAGTGTCCTGCTGTAGCAGCTGTTG GCCCCGTCGAGCAGCTGCCCGACTACAACAGACTGCGCAGTGCCATGTACTGGCTGAGGTTTTAA